The Sphingopyxis fribergensis DNA segment GGCCGGCAAGACCCGGCGGAACGTAAAGACAAAAAGCCTGCGGGGCCGCTCGATCGTCAAAGGCGGCGCCGGCACGGCGTCCCGCACGGTGGGGCTGCTTGGCGGCATCCTGACCTATGCGATGGACGCGGGGATCATCGACCTCAACCCTGCCGCTGGTGTGAAGAAGCCGAAGGACAAGGTTCGCACCCGCCGCCTGACCGAAGCCGAATACCGCGTCTTCGGCGAGATACTCGACGAAGCTGGCCGAAATCCGAACTACGCCATGGCGGTGGAGATCGCTCGCAACATAGCCCTGACGGGCGCGCGGCGCAGCGAGATCATCGGTCTGGAATGGAGCGAGTTCGATGCTGATAGTAGCTGCCTGCGGCTCAACGACAGCAAGGAGGGCGCGTCAGTTCGCCCGATCGGCCTGCGCGTCGTGGAAAGGCTTGAGAACCTGCGCCCGGTTGAAGAGCAGACCTTCGTGTTCCCAGGGATTCGAAAGCACGATCAGGCGTTCGGCGGTTTCCCGCGCCAGTGGAAGGCGATCTTCAAGGGCACCGAACTGGAATGGATGACACCCCATGTCCTGCGCCACAGCTTCGCCAGCCTTGGCAATGATCTCGGTTTCACCGAGGCGACTATCTCCGCGATCGTCGGACACTCGCGCAACAGCGTGACGAGCAAATACATCCACACGCTGGACACCGCGCTCATCATGGCGGCCGATACGATCTCAGGCTACATTCAGGGCCTTATGCACGGCATTTCGTTCCAGCACACGTCTTACGCGCTCGATCGCCAGTCTCGCCAAGCCGCCCTGTCGCGCTTCCTCGGCCTAGACGATGGGGAAAACGCGATTGGTGCGAATGATACGGTAGCGGCTCAGATGGCAGCCTGACCCTTAATCTTTGTACGTTCGAGGAAAGT contains these protein-coding regions:
- a CDS encoding tyrosine-type recombinase/integrase, producing the protein MAKINKRNVDAAVSREKDYFLWDDELPGFGLRVFASGRRSYLIQYRALGRTRRFTIGLHGVWTPEMARKEAKVLLGRVAQGDNPAEEKQIDNKAITVKELCDLYLKDLDDGLILGKGGRPKRPGTIVSDKGRINRHIVPLLGTRRVKDLTKADITKLLKDVMAGKTRRNVKTKSLRGRSIVKGGAGTASRTVGLLGGILTYAMDAGIIDLNPAAGVKKPKDKVRTRRLTEAEYRVFGEILDEAGRNPNYAMAVEIARNIALTGARRSEIIGLEWSEFDADSSCLRLNDSKEGASVRPIGLRVVERLENLRPVEEQTFVFPGIRKHDQAFGGFPRQWKAIFKGTELEWMTPHVLRHSFASLGNDLGFTEATISAIVGHSRNSVTSKYIHTLDTALIMAADTISGYIQGLMHGISFQHTSYALDRQSRQAALSRFLGLDDGENAIGANDTVAAQMAA